The Longimicrobiales bacterium genome has a window encoding:
- a CDS encoding glycosyltransferase family 39 protein translates to MIPVDTAPAPVEAMPAAHSRWRAVLSGRPVLWLTLAAIALRLVIFLGRGDYVAFDEGWYLLLARSLFDGQGYSLTGLRHVTLSPLFPILAGAVAELIGDPIRAGRLVAAVAAGLLVWPCWSIFNRLTDRRTAWLACVFVAVMPALAPFAAPYWIGWDLWVGAEPLLHVFLFAGIALALRGWREQRTADWAAAGLALALAYLARSEAILPFGMLGLLLTARALWLRTPRAMLNVAVLALAFAVTAAPYWLYLHDAMGRWTITGRGVEVVVPRRATDAATAAESPPPGSAATGIERMLWEEGQRSYMYSLYALDASATHLASSYWGIPDEDAAATQARNAAVEPTAPRAGSPAPVADAASPAAAQNDTLPGRWTLYVRALTTAIPWYLWPFIGVGLFGMRRAWRDELVVAVPLVLTSVAIARIVAADPRTQLFIVPLAAFYAARGVTMFGAFVDDRIRDGSLRRGFVATATAAILAFVLLATEARWVYLGLSLGSPHHLVGSANRRMGEALRDIVPEHEPVMSWHPAIALYARRDWRVLPHASFDNVVRYANATDTRFLVLSQYYPPQGILGELPREHLVLDIPPGAAAAGGQFRLELSDAGTSHMFGTVQPAVGVDPPDTTLSDEGS, encoded by the coding sequence ATGATCCCGGTCGACACCGCTCCGGCACCTGTCGAGGCCATGCCCGCTGCGCACAGCCGGTGGCGCGCCGTTCTATCAGGGCGCCCCGTCCTCTGGCTCACGCTCGCAGCGATCGCGCTGCGTCTGGTGATCTTTCTCGGACGCGGCGACTACGTCGCGTTCGATGAAGGCTGGTACCTGCTGCTCGCCCGAAGCCTCTTCGACGGGCAGGGTTACTCACTCACCGGGCTGCGCCACGTCACGCTGTCACCGCTTTTCCCTATCCTCGCCGGCGCCGTCGCCGAGCTGATCGGCGATCCCATTCGCGCGGGCAGACTCGTGGCGGCGGTCGCTGCCGGCCTGCTCGTGTGGCCCTGCTGGTCGATCTTCAACCGTCTGACCGACCGACGCACTGCATGGCTCGCCTGCGTTTTCGTCGCGGTGATGCCGGCGCTCGCACCGTTCGCCGCGCCCTACTGGATCGGCTGGGACCTCTGGGTCGGAGCCGAGCCGCTGCTCCACGTCTTTCTGTTCGCAGGTATCGCGCTCGCCCTGCGGGGCTGGCGCGAGCAGCGCACAGCCGACTGGGCCGCGGCCGGTCTCGCACTCGCACTCGCGTACCTGGCGCGCTCCGAGGCCATCCTGCCGTTCGGCATGCTCGGCCTGCTGCTCACCGCACGTGCGCTGTGGCTGCGTACCCCTCGTGCCATGCTCAATGTCGCCGTGCTGGCTCTGGCGTTCGCTGTGACCGCGGCGCCCTACTGGCTTTATCTGCACGATGCCATGGGTCGCTGGACGATCACCGGTCGCGGCGTGGAGGTCGTCGTGCCGCGCCGCGCGACGGACGCCGCCACCGCGGCAGAAAGTCCGCCGCCGGGCAGCGCAGCCACCGGCATAGAACGCATGCTGTGGGAAGAAGGCCAGCGCTCCTACATGTATTCCCTCTATGCGCTCGACGCCTCCGCCACACATCTGGCGAGCTCCTACTGGGGAATACCTGACGAGGACGCTGCGGCGACGCAAGCGCGGAATGCAGCCGTCGAACCCACGGCGCCGCGGGCCGGGAGTCCCGCGCCGGTGGCCGATGCTGCATCACCGGCGGCCGCGCAGAACGACACGTTGCCCGGGCGGTGGACGCTCTATGTCCGCGCTCTCACCACCGCCATTCCATGGTACCTGTGGCCATTCATCGGCGTCGGGCTGTTCGGTATGAGGCGCGCCTGGCGCGATGAGCTCGTGGTAGCGGTGCCGCTCGTGCTCACGAGCGTCGCGATCGCCCGCATTGTCGCTGCTGATCCCCGCACGCAGCTCTTCATCGTGCCGCTGGCCGCGTTCTATGCCGCGCGCGGCGTGACCATGTTCGGCGCATTCGTGGATGATCGCATCCGGGACGGGTCATTACGGCGCGGATTCGTGGCGACGGCCACGGCTGCCATTCTTGCCTTCGTTCTCCTGGCGACGGAGGCGCGCTGGGTGTACCTCGGGCTGAGCCTCGGATCGCCTCATCATCTCGTGGGCAGCGCGAACCGCCGCATGGGTGAGGCGCTGCGCGACATCGTGCCGGAACACGAGCCGGTGATGAGCTGGCACCCGGCCATTGCGCTGTATGCTCGGCGGGACTGGCGCGTGCTGCCGCACGCATCGTTCGACAACGTAGTGCGCTACGCAAACGCGACGGATACGCGCTTCCTCGTACTTTCGCAGTATTATCCGCCGCAGGGAATTCTCGGCGAGCTGCCGCGCGAGCACCTCGTGCTGGACATACCACCAGGCGCCGCTGCGGCCGGCGGCCAGTTCCGCCTCGAGCTCAGTGACGCAGGCACGTCCCACATGTTCGGAACCGTGCAGCCGGCGGTCGGCGTCGATCCGCCGGACACCACACTATCCGATGAGGGATCGTAA
- a CDS encoding class I SAM-dependent methyltransferase, giving the protein MDADVFRVHAEVEQRHWWFAARRGILRAVIERVLPPDGTRTVVDIGCGVGANATAFQSGYRCVGYDPSPDAIAFARSAHQGAAFHVGGAADARDDLSVADAVLLTDVIEHVPDDHALLSDVIGPMKPGAFLLVTVPAGMELWSPHDVALGHYRRYDTDMLAHAWRDLPVSPALVSHFNSRLYPLVRGVRWITARLRRSAGGEGTDLSLPPAMANDLLRRVFFGEAGRLQDALTSQRPAYRHGVSLMALLRRTNGGSP; this is encoded by the coding sequence ATGGACGCTGATGTATTTCGCGTACACGCGGAGGTCGAGCAGCGACACTGGTGGTTCGCGGCCCGGCGCGGCATCCTGCGTGCCGTCATCGAGCGCGTCCTGCCGCCCGACGGCACCAGGACCGTCGTCGACATCGGCTGCGGCGTGGGTGCCAATGCGACTGCGTTTCAGTCCGGGTACCGTTGCGTCGGCTATGATCCCTCGCCTGATGCCATAGCGTTCGCCCGCTCGGCTCACCAGGGCGCGGCGTTCCACGTGGGCGGAGCCGCCGACGCACGCGACGACCTGAGCGTTGCGGATGCCGTCCTGCTCACCGATGTCATCGAGCACGTGCCGGACGACCATGCGCTGCTCTCGGACGTGATTGGACCGATGAAGCCAGGCGCGTTCCTCCTCGTGACAGTACCCGCGGGGATGGAGCTGTGGAGCCCACATGACGTGGCGCTGGGACACTACAGGCGTTACGACACCGACATGCTCGCCCATGCATGGCGAGACCTGCCGGTGAGCCCGGCTCTCGTCTCGCATTTCAACAGCCGGCTCTATCCGCTCGTCCGCGGCGTACGCTGGATCACGGCGCGCCTCAGGCGCTCTGCCGGCGGCGAAGGAACCGACCTCTCACTACCGCCGGCGATGGCGAACGACCTGCTCCGGCGCGTCTTCTTCGGGGAGGCCGGGCGACTGCAGGACGCCCTGACATCGCAGCGCCCCGCCTACAGGCACGGTGTGAGCCTCATGGCGCTGCTGCGCCGGACGAACGGCGGATCACCATGA